A region of Natronogracilivirga saccharolytica DNA encodes the following proteins:
- a CDS encoding YqaE/Pmp3 family membrane protein has protein sequence MDILKIIFAIILPPLGVFLEVGLSGAFWLNILLTILGYIPGIIHAIWVISKN, from the coding sequence ATGGATATTTTAAAAATAATTTTTGCAATCATACTCCCGCCACTTGGGGTATTTTTAGAAGTTGGATTATCCGGCGCATTCTGGCTGAATATATTGCTGACAATACTTGGATATATTCCGGGAATAATTCATGCAATATGGGTAATTTCAAAAAACTAA
- a CDS encoding pyridoxal-phosphate dependent enzyme: MAIETGILSTIGKTPMVVMNKLFPTSSSIFYAKLEMFNPGGSTKDRTALLMLSKAMEEGKLDHNSTVVESSSGNMAIGLAQVCRYLDLKLIVVTQLSEFRTTVK, encoded by the coding sequence ATGGCAATTGAAACCGGTATCTTATCAACTATAGGCAAGACTCCCATGGTGGTGATGAATAAATTATTTCCAACCTCCTCTTCCATATTTTATGCAAAACTTGAAATGTTTAATCCCGGTGGGAGCACAAAGGACCGAACAGCTCTCCTGATGTTATCCAAAGCTATGGAGGAAGGTAAACTCGATCATAACAGTACGGTAGTTGAATCAAGTTCGGGTAATATGGCTATAGGCCTTGCCCAGGTTTGCCGGTATTTGGATTTAAAGCTTATCGTAGTAACTCAACTTTCGGAGTTCAGAACAACAGTTAAATAA
- the cphA gene encoding cyanophycin synthetase has translation MNILNINVTSGPNIWSVKKHRLVVMQLDIGDLEYRPTNEIDGFYERITALIPSLYNHQCSEDEPGGFFLRVKDGTWIGHVIEHIAIEMQVLAGIEAVFGQTRGTGAEGQYYVAFDCADEESGRLAAEKAVVIAQNLVDGVETDFDQHIEEIRMKNFENTPGPSTASILREAASREIPVIKLEDNATWQLGYGCNQKKISATITSSTSYSAVETVCNKEICRDLLKSMSVPIADGAAIESSDVLNQTIDSLGFPITIKPANGNQGRGVTTNITTFEQAEEAFRFASTICKRVIVERHIPGFDYRLLMVDGKLAAAAKRTPAHVVGDGQSSVQQLINEVNRDPNRGDGHDRVLTKIQAGPAATFILARKNYNLNTVLKKSEILYLDYAANLSKGGTAEDVTDQVHPDVVRTAERVSKITGLDICGIDLMAKTLEKPLAETGGVVLEVNAAPGLRMHLAPSKGISRNVASPVLDMLFPEGSSCRIPIMAVTGTNGKTTTTRLLAHIMKEAGRRVGYTTTDGIYVNDEQLVKGDCGGPISAELILKDPTVDTAVLECARGGILRAGLAFDRCDVAVVTNVAGDHLGMKGINTLDQLAHLKSAVPESVHHEGYAVLNADDDRVYAMREKVTCTPVLFSMKEDSTRLAKHRKEGGLCAVFTDKTVTIWDGPDTHTIEHIENIPLGFGGRAGFMIENILAAVAAAYTQKISPAVIRRSLASFRPSPEHTPGRMNLFHFEDYDVLVDYCHNPAGLVAIKEFIDSSSYLYKTGIISGIGDRRDDDHFEIGRLSAEIFCKIIIREDSDLRGKAAGESSAIVKQGVKSSCYNPAVLCIPNEKQALLFAMENALPDTLVMICVEQIEEIISLLKLKQLQEKEKLLESALMTMPLSNKLPVEIHTLQQIE, from the coding sequence ATGAATATTCTGAATATAAATGTCACGTCTGGTCCCAATATATGGTCTGTTAAAAAACACCGGCTGGTAGTCATGCAGCTGGACATCGGAGACCTGGAATATAGACCTACAAATGAAATAGATGGATTTTATGAGCGAATAACTGCGCTCATCCCAAGTCTTTACAATCACCAATGTTCAGAAGATGAGCCGGGAGGTTTTTTTTTACGGGTAAAAGACGGGACCTGGATCGGCCACGTCATTGAGCATATCGCAATAGAGATGCAGGTTTTGGCCGGTATTGAAGCCGTTTTCGGACAAACCCGCGGAACCGGTGCAGAGGGACAATATTATGTGGCGTTTGATTGTGCCGATGAAGAATCGGGACGGCTTGCCGCGGAAAAAGCTGTGGTAATAGCGCAGAACCTGGTTGATGGAGTCGAAACAGACTTTGACCAACACATAGAAGAAATCCGAATGAAAAATTTTGAGAACACCCCCGGCCCCAGTACAGCATCGATTCTCAGGGAGGCTGCTTCGCGTGAAATACCGGTCATTAAACTTGAAGACAACGCTACCTGGCAGCTTGGATACGGCTGTAATCAAAAGAAAATCTCCGCCACAATTACCTCATCAACCAGCTATTCTGCCGTTGAAACAGTCTGTAATAAAGAGATCTGCCGGGATCTTTTGAAGAGCATGTCGGTACCGATTGCCGATGGTGCTGCGATAGAATCATCGGATGTACTAAACCAAACAATTGATTCTCTGGGATTTCCCATAACCATTAAACCTGCAAATGGTAATCAGGGGCGTGGAGTAACAACAAATATCACAACATTCGAGCAAGCTGAGGAAGCTTTCCGATTTGCATCGACAATATGTAAACGGGTTATCGTAGAGAGACACATCCCTGGCTTTGACTATCGCCTTCTTATGGTTGACGGGAAATTAGCCGCTGCCGCGAAACGTACACCTGCCCACGTGGTTGGAGATGGGCAATCGTCTGTCCAGCAATTAATAAATGAAGTAAATCGCGATCCGAATCGGGGAGATGGACACGATAGAGTTCTCACAAAGATACAGGCAGGGCCGGCGGCAACTTTTATTCTGGCACGTAAAAACTATAACCTAAATACCGTACTGAAGAAGAGTGAAATACTTTATTTAGATTATGCGGCAAATCTTAGCAAAGGGGGAACCGCTGAAGATGTTACCGATCAGGTACATCCGGATGTGGTAAGAACAGCCGAAAGAGTGAGTAAAATAACCGGGCTCGATATTTGTGGAATCGACCTGATGGCCAAAACTTTAGAAAAACCCCTTGCAGAAACAGGAGGCGTTGTGCTGGAAGTGAATGCGGCTCCGGGACTTCGAATGCATCTTGCTCCCTCAAAAGGTATTTCCCGGAATGTAGCTTCACCCGTACTGGATATGCTGTTCCCTGAGGGCAGCAGCTGTCGTATCCCCATCATGGCTGTAACCGGCACCAATGGAAAAACAACCACAACAAGATTGCTTGCGCATATCATGAAAGAAGCGGGGCGCCGGGTTGGATATACCACAACAGACGGGATTTATGTGAATGATGAGCAGCTTGTGAAAGGAGACTGCGGGGGACCCATAAGTGCTGAATTGATATTGAAAGATCCAACCGTGGATACCGCTGTACTTGAGTGTGCAAGAGGAGGGATATTACGGGCCGGACTTGCATTTGACCGGTGTGATGTTGCTGTAGTTACCAATGTAGCCGGTGATCATCTTGGAATGAAAGGAATTAATACGCTCGATCAGTTGGCACACCTGAAGTCGGCCGTACCGGAAAGTGTACACCATGAAGGCTACGCCGTACTCAATGCTGACGATGACAGAGTATATGCGATGCGGGAAAAAGTTACGTGCACCCCGGTGCTCTTTTCAATGAAAGAGGACAGTACCCGATTGGCCAAACACCGTAAAGAAGGTGGGTTATGTGCGGTTTTTACTGATAAAACTGTTACCATCTGGGACGGACCGGACACACATACTATTGAGCATATTGAGAACATACCGCTTGGTTTTGGCGGCCGTGCCGGTTTTATGATTGAGAATATCCTGGCAGCTGTTGCTGCGGCATATACACAAAAAATATCTCCTGCAGTGATTCGCAGATCGCTGGCAAGTTTCAGGCCTTCACCGGAGCATACACCCGGCAGAATGAATCTGTTTCATTTTGAAGACTACGATGTTCTTGTGGACTACTGCCACAACCCTGCGGGTCTGGTTGCGATCAAAGAATTTATTGACAGCTCATCCTACCTCTATAAAACGGGAATTATAAGTGGGATCGGAGATCGAAGAGACGATGACCATTTTGAGATCGGCCGGCTCTCCGCGGAAATATTTTGCAAGATAATTATACGTGAAGATTCCGATCTGAGAGGAAAAGCAGCCGGAGAATCATCAGCGATCGTGAAACAGGGTGTTAAGAGTTCCTGTTATAATCCGGCCGTATTGTGTATCCCAAATGAAAAACAGGCACTGCTATTTGCAATGGAAAACGCACTGCCGGACACCCTTGTCATGATCTGTGTCGAACAGATTGAAGAGATAATCAGCTTGCTGAAATTAAAGCAGCTGCAGGAAAAAGAAAAACTGCTTGAGTCCGCCTTAATGACTATGCCTCTGAGTAATAAACTTCCTGTTGAGATACATACGTTACAACAGATTGAGTAG
- a CDS encoding isoaspartyl peptidase/L-asparaginase family protein, producing MQIPAIAIHGGSGTIVSNPEDPASEKQYLNALNNALDSGYKLLAEGCSATECVCKAVTVMEDCDLFNAGKGSVFTARGKHEMDAAIMDGMTLKAGAVAGLQGVKNPILVAYDVLHNTPFVFIAGKEAIAFARQKDFKFESDSYFYTQLRYDQWQEIRKDGEMQLDHSGEGEKFGTVGAVAVDTEGNVAAATSTGGMTNKAWGRVGDSPLIGAGTYANNKTCAVSCTGHGEYFICGVVAYDVSCRMEYGGENLNQAANSVINEKLKRMGGEGGLIAVDSSGNICMPFNTGGMYRGMKNKKQTITRIY from the coding sequence ATGCAAATACCCGCAATAGCTATTCATGGTGGTTCTGGAACGATCGTTTCCAATCCCGAAGATCCTGCGTCAGAGAAACAATATCTGAATGCACTCAATAACGCATTAGACTCGGGCTATAAACTGTTGGCAGAGGGCTGCTCAGCCACGGAATGCGTATGTAAAGCAGTAACGGTCATGGAAGATTGTGATCTTTTCAATGCCGGCAAAGGATCGGTATTTACGGCAAGAGGAAAGCATGAGATGGATGCGGCCATCATGGATGGAATGACTCTTAAAGCGGGGGCAGTGGCAGGACTGCAGGGAGTGAAGAATCCGATTTTGGTGGCGTATGATGTACTTCATAACACACCCTTTGTTTTTATCGCCGGGAAGGAAGCGATAGCGTTTGCCCGCCAAAAGGATTTCAAATTTGAGTCGGATTCTTATTTCTATACTCAACTCCGGTATGATCAGTGGCAGGAGATTAGGAAAGACGGAGAAATGCAGCTGGACCATTCCGGTGAGGGTGAAAAATTTGGCACCGTGGGAGCTGTTGCAGTGGATACTGAAGGGAATGTGGCCGCTGCAACATCAACAGGTGGTATGACAAACAAGGCCTGGGGCCGGGTGGGCGACAGCCCCCTTATCGGAGCGGGAACCTACGCAAACAACAAAACCTGTGCGGTTTCCTGTACAGGCCACGGGGAGTATTTTATTTGCGGAGTGGTTGCTTATGACGTCTCATGCAGAATGGAATATGGCGGCGAAAATCTCAACCAGGCCGCGAATAGCGTGATTAATGAAAAATTAAAAAGGATGGGCGGTGAAGGCGGATTGATTGCTGTTGATTCTTCCGGGAACATCTGCATGCCATTCAATACCGGAGGGATGTACAGAGGAATGAAAAATAAAAAGCAAACCATTACCCGGATTTACTGA
- a CDS encoding ATP-binding protein produces the protein MAGERKRIRSQIGSNEPIAEDKIETLIPVVCVVVPNSQKILEFIMHIERKPSTVVTVLDRIYHPMAQNMGVSLLLRNKINSEVQFPARFFINLIQISGILVENAIKFSSPNGLVDVFFTLDSDEDHSTLNMTVTDSGKIITPDLVSAINRGNQTAQLPESDGEPGFGFRLGYAMQLVSEEDGRIFIKSETDSGTTFSLSFPLHQNYMNRRKDFHTNAKNSEALFNGSYSSRSHTFG, from the coding sequence TTGGCAGGTGAACGTAAGAGGATCAGATCACAAATCGGATCAAATGAACCAATTGCGGAAGACAAAATTGAAACCCTGATCCCGGTAGTCTGCGTGGTTGTCCCGAACTCTCAAAAAATCTTGGAATTTATTATGCATATCGAAAGAAAACCCTCAACGGTAGTTACGGTTCTTGACCGTATATATCATCCAATGGCACAAAACATGGGTGTTTCATTATTACTGAGGAACAAAATCAATTCAGAAGTTCAATTCCCGGCCAGGTTTTTTATCAATCTGATACAGATCTCAGGAATTTTGGTTGAAAATGCAATTAAATTCAGTTCTCCCAATGGATTAGTGGATGTGTTTTTTACACTGGATTCGGATGAGGATCACAGCACACTTAATATGACTGTTACAGATTCCGGAAAAATCATTACCCCGGATCTGGTATCCGCAATTAACCGGGGTAATCAAACAGCTCAATTACCGGAGTCCGACGGAGAACCCGGTTTTGGTTTCAGGCTTGGATACGCCATGCAACTGGTATCCGAAGAAGACGGTCGTATTTTTATTAAGAGCGAAACAGACTCCGGGACAACATTTTCATTGTCCTTTCCACTTCATCAAAATTACATGAACCGAAGGAAAGATTTCCATACTAATGCTAAAAATAGTGAGGCGTTGTTTAACGGCTCCTATAGCTCAAGAAGCCACACATTTGGGTAA
- a CDS encoding cyanophycinase translates to MKTPKGTLIAIGGNEQKKIKKTDESFYSHFGEGFILQDIINNSEVSEPRIEVITSASEIPEVVGQNYKDSFLRLGVDNVGILDIRDRDEAEKSSTLDRINSSDIILFSGGNQSKISHIFRDTLAHQLICKRYQNENVTIAGTSAGAVVMSEEMISGGRNGTIIRKNDLEMGKGLGLISEIIFDSHFINRHRFGRLAEAVALHPEKLGVGLGEDTGVLIKEGNLLEIIGSGIVVIFDGSNLYYNQYDKLKKRIPLSLANLTVHLLSTQDTYNIREKVARVHYDSRHHEPEVSKSG, encoded by the coding sequence ATGAAGACACCTAAAGGAACACTTATTGCCATTGGTGGTAATGAGCAAAAGAAGATTAAAAAAACAGATGAGAGTTTTTATTCTCATTTCGGGGAGGGGTTCATCCTACAGGATATCATTAACAATTCCGAAGTGTCTGAACCACGAATTGAGGTGATCACAAGTGCTTCTGAAATACCGGAGGTCGTCGGGCAAAATTATAAAGATTCATTTTTAAGACTTGGAGTGGATAATGTCGGTATCCTGGATATAAGGGATCGGGATGAAGCTGAAAAATCCTCCACTCTGGATCGAATCAACAGTTCAGATATTATTCTTTTTTCAGGAGGAAATCAGAGCAAGATCAGCCATATTTTTAGAGATACGCTGGCCCATCAATTGATTTGCAAACGCTATCAAAATGAGAACGTTACCATTGCAGGAACCAGTGCCGGCGCGGTTGTTATGTCGGAGGAGATGATTTCTGGAGGGCGAAATGGAACAATCATAAGAAAAAATGATCTTGAAATGGGAAAGGGGCTCGGTCTGATAAGTGAGATTATTTTCGACAGCCATTTTATCAACAGGCATCGTTTTGGGAGGCTTGCTGAGGCGGTGGCACTGCATCCCGAAAAACTGGGAGTAGGTTTGGGCGAAGATACCGGCGTTCTTATCAAAGAAGGGAACCTCCTGGAAATCATTGGATCGGGAATAGTTGTTATCTTTGACGGAAGCAATCTTTATTATAATCAATATGATAAGTTAAAGAAAAGAATACCGCTCTCCCTCGCCAATTTAACGGTGCATCTTCTGTCTACCCAGGATACCTATAACATACGCGAGAAAGTGGCCAGGGTTCACTATGATTCAAGACATCATGAACCGGAAGTCAGTAAATCCGGGTAA